The following proteins come from a genomic window of Trifolium pratense cultivar HEN17-A07 linkage group LG4, ARS_RC_1.1, whole genome shotgun sequence:
- the LOC123922382 gene encoding uncharacterized protein LOC123922382 gives MECKNAKEMWTTLQTHHEGTSHIKETRIDIGVRKFELFEMSDSETIDQMYGRFTVIINELNSLGKKYTTHERIRKLLRCLPEEWRHIVTAITVAKDLKTMDLEDFIGSLKAHEAILQEKKPAKNKMIAL, from the coding sequence ATGGAATGCAAAAACGCCAAAGAAATGTGGACCACTCTTCAAACACACCATGAAGGAACCAGCCACATAAAAGAAACAAGGATTGACATAGGAGTAAGAAAGTTTGAACTGTTTGAAATGAGCGACAGTGAAACTATAGATCAAATGTATGGAAGGTTTACAGTCATCATAAATGAGCTAAATTCTCTTGGCAAAAAGTATACCACACATGAGAGAATAAGAAAGCTACTAAGATGTCTACCAGAAGAATGGAGACACATAGTAACTGCAATAACTGTAGCAAAAGATCTCAAAACAATGGATCTAGAAGATTTCATTGGatctttaaaagctcatgaagcaATACTTCAAGAAAAGAAACCAGCTAAAAACAAAATGATTGCTCTATAA